In the Syngnathus scovelli strain Florida chromosome 16, RoL_Ssco_1.2, whole genome shotgun sequence genome, one interval contains:
- the LOC125983526 gene encoding sphingosine kinase 1: protein MNSALTHGASRSRTPLESVPHRHPRAGLAGMEKDAPGAEPPRQRNGFVGMLYGEFTDTLDDKVRFSVSLTESALTIQRISSSPDRTKVVFNLTDCVGCRAYRATDSADVGAYFTAYFYPFKRRWMSAGVARQRVEQCFRVALVQDPRTNLREAERWACAIRDASAQQARRKDGITNLEIRRPCRVMILVNPLSGRGQALQLFTGHLQGMLTEADVPYTLVITEHQNHARELVKKADLSQWDALVIMSGDGLLFEVINGLMERDDWQEAIRIPLGILPGGSGNALAASVHHYSQSPPAWNEELLLSCGFMLCKGLVGSLDLVSIHLASKQRVFSFLSLAWGFVADVDIESEKYRHVGAIRFLMGTLVRLASLRVYQGRLAYLPVKEKPDLSSTPQRPSLCSSLPCQLIPNSSPAHKPRRHCNNFNTISNSSIHAKTPETPSDGKTRAPVDSLLPGLDQPVPESWTVVKAEDFVLVLAIYQSHLAEDLWAVPGATADDGIIHLFYVTAGISRPALLRLFLAMEKGAHLACDCPHLVYEKVLALRLEPISKEGVITVDGETMEYGPVQAQIHPGLARLIYG, encoded by the exons ATGAATAGTGCCCTGACGCACGGAGCGTCCCGCAGCAGAACTCCACTTGAGTCGGTACCGCACCGCCATCCTCGCGCTGGCCTGGCCGGGATGGAGAAGGACGCCCCTGGAGCGGAGCCACCCCGTCAGCGGAACGGCTTCGTGGGCATGCTTTATGGGGAGTTTACAGACACCCTCGACGACAAGGTCCGGTTCTCTGTCAGCCTGACGGAGAGCGCTCTGACCATCCAGAGGATCTCCTCATCGCCCGACCGGACTAAGGTGGTCTTCAACTTGACGGACTGCGTCGGTTGCCGGGCGTATAGAGCAACGGACAGCGCGGACGTCGGTGCCTACTTCACCGCCTATTTCTACCCCTTCAAACGGCGCTGGATGAGCGCAGGAGTGGCCCGGCAGCGAGTGGAGCAGTGTTTTCGGGTGGCGCTGGTTCAGGACCCCCGGACTAACCTGCGGGAAGCTGAACGGTGGGCTTGTGCCATCAGGGATGCCTCTGCGCAGCAGGCGCGCCGGAAAGACG GGATCACCAATTTGGAAATACGGCGGCCTTGCAGAGTCATGATCCTGGTCAACCCTCTGAGTGGACGAGGCCAGGCTCTCCAGCTCTTCACCGGTCACCTGCAGGGCATGCTGACTGAAGCCGACGTCCCCTACACGCTTGTCATCACAG AGCACCAGAACCACGCACGGGAGCTGGTGAAGAAGGCGGACCTGTCACAGTGGGACGCTCTCGTTATCATGTCAGGAGATGGGCTGCTCTTCGAG gtgATAAACGGTCTGATGGAGCGTGACGATTGGCAAGAGGCCATCCGGATCCCTCTGGGCATTCTTCCAGGTGGCTCTGGAAACGCCCTGGCTGCTTCTGTCCACCACTACTCTCA GTCACCCCCGGCATGGAATGAGGAACTTCTTCTAAGCTGTGGCTTTATGCTGTGCAAGGGCCTGGTCGGTTCTTTGGACTTGGTGTCCATCCACTTGGCTTCCAAACAGCGTGTCTTCTCCTTCCTGTCCCTGGCTTGGGGATTTGTGGCTGACGTGGACATCGAGAGCGAGAAGTACCGCCACGTCGGGGCCATCCGCTTCCTGATGGGTACTTTGGTACGCTTGGCGTCGCTCCGAGTGTATCAGGGTAGGTTGGCCTACCTGCCCGTGAAGGAGAAGCCCGACCTTTCGTCCACTCCTCAGCGACCCTCGCTGTGCTCCTCCCTCCCTTGCCAGCTCATTCCCAATTCCTCGCCAGCACACAAACCGCGCCGCCATTGCAACAACTTCAACACCATCAGCAACTCCTCCATTCACGCCAAAACACCCGAAACTCCCAGCGACGGCAAAACCCGAGCACCAGTGGATTCTCTGCTCCCGGGACTAGACCAGCCGGTCCCGGAGAGCTGGACTGTTGTCAAAGCGGAGGACTTTGTCTTGGTGCTGGCAATTTACCAATCCCACCTGGCTGAGGACTTGTGGGCGGTCCCCGGCGCCACGGCGGACGACGGAATCATCCACCTCTTTTACGTGACTGCGGGGATCTCCCGCCCCGCCCTCTTGCGGCTTTTCCTCGCCATGGAGAAGGGAGCGCATTTAGCATGCGACTGCCCCCACCTGGTCTACGAGAAGGTGCTAGCGCTACGCTTGGAACCCATCTCGAAGGAGGGGGTGATCACAGTGGACGGCGAGACGATGGAATACGGGCCGGTTCAGGCTCAAATCCACCCCGGACTGGCCAGACTCATATATGGATGA